In Chiloscyllium punctatum isolate Juve2018m chromosome 52, sChiPun1.3, whole genome shotgun sequence, a single genomic region encodes these proteins:
- the LOC140470734 gene encoding histone H2B 7-like — protein MAEEKKGQVAKKDAKKAVKRAPAKGDRKRIRSRKESYCIYIYKVMKQIHPNTGISSKAMSIMNSFISDIFERIAGEASRLAHYNKRSTISSREIQTAVRLLLPGELAKHAVSEGTKAVIKYTSSK, from the coding sequence ATGGCTGAGGAAAAGAAGGGTCAAGTTGCCAAGAAGGACGCGAAGAAAGCGGTGAAGAGGGCGCCAGCAAAGGGCGACAGGAAGAGGATACGGTCCAGGAAAGAAAGTTATTGCATCTACATCTACAAAGTGATGAAACAGATTCaccccaacaccggcatctcctccAAGGCCATGAGCATCATGAACTCTTTCATCAGCGATATTTTCGAGCGCATCGCGGGGGAGGCTTCCCGCCTGGCCCATTACAACAAGCGCAGCACCATCAGCTCCCGGGAGATCCAGACCGCCGTGcggctgctgctgcccggggagCTGGCCAAGCATGCCGTGTCGGAGGGCACAAAGGCGGTGATCAAGTACACCAGCTCCAAGTGA